A window of the Cystobacter fuscus DSM 2262 genome harbors these coding sequences:
- a CDS encoding lipase/acyltransferase domain-containing protein, with protein MAAVIKDVVVLLPGLLGSVLKRDDKEIWGLSGGAIFRALFSGAGSVKSLTLKSDGKGGFVDDGVEATAVLPDTHLIPGFWKVDGYTRVSEMLVSRLGLIPGSNFFEFPYDWRQDIRHTANRLAKESERWLGTWRQRNGGSPDARLILVGHSMGGIVSRYFLECLGGWKDTRALITFGTPHRGSFMALQALALGFRKNLGPVNLVDLSEMVRSLPSAYQLLPIYPCVQLADGRLVRPGEVQGLGQLDPVRAAQGLAFQREIEHAMQKNEREDGYLDPKRGYHLYPVVGTFQPTLQGARISASGAVEMLMSEPDGKDHGGDGTVPRVAAMPLEARSQERAMYSSTSHASLQNAFEVLAHVEGLITGQHLALDKYRDSLDKCRESLFGPAPSMLSLSIEDAFAQDEPVVIRVRPSTEPVSLRAYVGNVKTAEPFSVPLVRGPDGMHEGTLAPLPPGLYRVTVKGGPGVIPVSDVFAVFHREGELPEEAEPLEFVVGHGGSLTSEWRSESFSAPVTEEDLAAKLSARDEGRTITRYPSVEPRTAARPGEELAVKVDLSIIEVGAESESAGVSLSGLAEDWKELPIQVRLLCAEMTFKPGEDTGEVVVRRNDSSKPVTLFGTVNAGASGELTLVATFEYQGRFCGAARRRVPIVSTGTGNPGQGPSRAPSASSSGGGVSASASDGEEERGVFAVDAGAQKPHLTVQIHRLDPSNPQRLYWMLHVGVPCEGLPARLSGDLNLGSDPAAFFQSVASTARELRSGEHYAWFLGLGKLLYQRTPSAFRETFKALRKQYGPGFPIQFITDDPHVPWELMAPVDVPGAELLCMEHPVARWLLDYQTSMSARLTQGDILTVAPDYQFHPHLAPLPQAQEESRQLSKRFRAVRVAGRRQPILSLLTGGYPRSVGVLHFAGHGKYSANNEVSPSRVFLEDGTLQTLEVRNSLTMLGQKSRPLVIFNACEVGAATELLGGIGGWAETFVSERFAGFIAPLWPVQDAHARSAVEHLVGDLMEERISVGESLRRLRQREAKTSPTFLSYVYVGDVMARFSPPHPAPPRA; from the coding sequence ATGGCCGCCGTCATCAAGGATGTCGTCGTGTTGCTGCCCGGTCTGCTCGGCAGTGTGCTCAAGCGGGACGACAAGGAGATCTGGGGCCTGTCCGGTGGGGCCATCTTCCGGGCGCTCTTCAGCGGCGCGGGCAGCGTGAAGTCCCTCACCCTGAAGTCCGACGGCAAGGGAGGTTTCGTGGATGACGGGGTGGAGGCCACCGCCGTGCTCCCCGACACGCACCTCATCCCCGGGTTCTGGAAGGTGGACGGCTACACCCGCGTGTCGGAGATGCTCGTGAGCCGGCTCGGCCTCATCCCGGGCTCCAACTTCTTCGAGTTCCCCTACGATTGGCGGCAAGACATCCGCCACACCGCGAATCGGCTGGCCAAGGAGTCCGAGCGCTGGCTCGGCACGTGGCGCCAGCGCAATGGCGGCTCGCCCGACGCGCGGCTCATCCTCGTGGGCCACTCCATGGGTGGCATCGTGTCGCGCTACTTCCTCGAGTGCCTCGGCGGGTGGAAGGACACGCGCGCGCTCATCACCTTCGGCACGCCCCACCGCGGCTCCTTCATGGCCCTGCAGGCGCTCGCGCTGGGCTTCCGCAAGAACCTGGGGCCGGTGAACCTCGTGGACCTGTCGGAGATGGTGCGCTCGCTGCCCTCGGCGTACCAGCTCCTGCCCATCTACCCCTGCGTGCAGCTGGCGGACGGGCGGCTCGTGCGTCCGGGCGAGGTCCAGGGACTGGGCCAGCTCGACCCCGTGCGCGCCGCCCAGGGCCTCGCCTTCCAGCGGGAGATCGAGCACGCCATGCAGAAGAACGAGAGGGAGGACGGGTACCTCGATCCCAAGCGGGGCTACCACCTCTACCCCGTGGTGGGCACCTTCCAGCCGACGTTGCAAGGGGCACGCATCAGCGCGTCCGGGGCCGTGGAGATGCTGATGAGCGAGCCGGATGGCAAGGACCACGGCGGCGATGGCACGGTGCCGCGCGTGGCCGCGATGCCGCTGGAGGCGCGCAGCCAGGAGCGCGCCATGTACAGCTCCACGTCCCACGCCTCGCTGCAGAACGCCTTCGAGGTGCTGGCGCACGTGGAGGGACTCATCACCGGCCAGCACCTCGCGCTCGACAAGTACCGCGACTCGCTCGACAAGTGCCGCGAATCGTTGTTCGGACCCGCGCCGAGCATGCTCTCGCTGAGCATCGAGGATGCGTTCGCGCAAGACGAGCCCGTGGTCATCCGCGTGCGGCCTTCCACCGAGCCCGTGTCGCTGCGGGCGTATGTCGGCAACGTGAAGACGGCGGAGCCCTTCTCCGTGCCGCTCGTCCGGGGCCCGGATGGGATGCATGAGGGGACGCTGGCTCCATTGCCGCCCGGACTCTATCGCGTGACCGTCAAGGGCGGCCCCGGGGTCATCCCGGTGAGCGACGTCTTCGCCGTCTTTCACCGGGAGGGGGAGCTGCCCGAGGAGGCGGAGCCGCTGGAGTTCGTGGTGGGCCATGGCGGCAGCTTGACGTCGGAGTGGCGCTCGGAGTCGTTCTCCGCCCCGGTCACGGAGGAGGACCTCGCCGCGAAGCTCTCGGCGCGGGACGAGGGGCGCACCATCACCCGCTACCCCTCGGTGGAGCCGCGCACGGCCGCGCGCCCGGGCGAGGAGCTCGCCGTGAAGGTGGACCTGTCGATCATCGAGGTGGGCGCGGAGTCGGAGTCCGCGGGGGTGTCGCTCTCCGGCCTTGCCGAGGACTGGAAGGAGTTGCCCATCCAGGTGCGCCTGTTGTGCGCGGAGATGACGTTCAAGCCGGGTGAGGACACGGGCGAGGTGGTGGTGCGGCGCAATGACAGCTCCAAGCCGGTGACCCTCTTCGGCACCGTCAACGCGGGGGCCTCGGGCGAGCTCACCCTGGTGGCCACCTTCGAGTACCAGGGGCGCTTCTGCGGAGCGGCCCGTCGGCGCGTCCCCATCGTGTCCACGGGCACGGGCAATCCGGGTCAGGGCCCGTCACGCGCCCCCTCGGCGTCCTCGTCCGGCGGGGGCGTGTCGGCCTCCGCGAGTGACGGGGAGGAGGAGCGAGGGGTCTTCGCCGTGGACGCGGGGGCCCAGAAGCCCCACCTGACGGTGCAGATCCACCGGTTGGATCCCTCCAACCCCCAGCGGCTGTACTGGATGCTCCACGTGGGCGTGCCGTGTGAGGGATTGCCGGCCCGGCTCTCCGGAGACCTCAACCTGGGGTCGGATCCGGCGGCGTTCTTCCAGAGCGTGGCCAGCACGGCGCGCGAGCTGCGCTCGGGCGAGCACTACGCCTGGTTCCTCGGGCTGGGCAAGCTGCTCTACCAGCGCACGCCGAGTGCTTTCCGGGAGACGTTCAAGGCGCTGCGCAAGCAGTATGGGCCGGGCTTTCCCATCCAGTTCATCACCGATGATCCGCACGTGCCCTGGGAGCTGATGGCGCCGGTGGATGTGCCGGGCGCGGAGCTGTTGTGCATGGAGCACCCGGTGGCGCGCTGGCTGCTCGACTACCAGACGTCGATGTCGGCGCGGCTGACGCAGGGGGACATCCTCACGGTGGCGCCGGACTACCAGTTCCACCCGCACCTGGCGCCCCTGCCGCAGGCGCAGGAGGAGTCGCGGCAGTTGTCCAAGCGCTTCCGCGCGGTGCGGGTGGCCGGAAGGCGCCAGCCCATCCTGAGCCTGCTGACGGGCGGCTATCCGCGCTCGGTGGGCGTGCTGCACTTCGCCGGACACGGCAAGTACAGCGCGAACAACGAGGTGTCGCCCTCGCGGGTGTTCCTCGAGGATGGCACCCTGCAGACGCTCGAGGTGCGCAACTCGCTCACGATGCTGGGGCAGAAGTCCCGGCCGCTCGTCATCTTCAACGCCTGCGAGGTGGGCGCCGCCACGGAGCTGCTGGGAGGCATTGGGGGTTGGGCGGAGACGTTCGTGAGCGAGCGTTTCGCGGGCTTCATCGCGCCCTTGTGGCCGGTGCAGGACGCGCACGCGCGCAGCGCGGTGGAGCACCTGGTGGGGGACCTGATGGAGGAGCGCATCAGCGTGGGCGAGTCCCTGCGGCGTCTGCGCCAGCGCGAGGCGAAGACGTCTCCCACGTTCCTGTCCTACGTGTACGTGGGGGATGTGATGGCGCGTTTCTCCCCGCCGCACCCGGCGCCTCCCAGGGCGTGA
- a CDS encoding cytochrome P450 family protein, producing the protein MATNPVNEQKTQAESGPTPQATCPMKALREAPRCPALLDKENPEFLARAYATYADLRAQAPIVRTSFGHGFADAVLPGGAKRPESGSHPAKERLFVTRYDEVVEALLEDRLSSDFRTSLTPEQRANLQYMPEEIRPLAYSLLMLDPPDHTRLRKLVQPNFTARTMETLRPRVQRIADTLLDQVERAAAERGEREGERRMDLLHTFAYPMPITVISDMLGIPEEDRQKVHGWAESLLGADRRDAAMDELRRGSLREFARYLDGLFERKRREPTEDMISQMVHAQDEGDKLNHQEMVSMVFILFFAGHVTTVNLIGSGVVALLTHPDQLERFLADPTHLSKGAVEETLRYWGPVDYMSTPRIIKEDMELAGTHLPQGEKLSVGLASANRDPQQFPNPDVFDITRPNAHRNLAFGKGIHICIGAPLARLEGQIAFETLFRRYPRMRLEVPFESLRWNTGSGLRGFDRVPVRF; encoded by the coding sequence ATGGCGACGAATCCCGTGAACGAACAGAAGACGCAGGCGGAGAGTGGGCCTACGCCCCAGGCCACCTGCCCCATGAAGGCCCTGCGCGAGGCGCCGCGCTGCCCCGCGCTCCTCGACAAGGAGAACCCGGAGTTCCTCGCCCGCGCGTACGCCACCTACGCGGACCTGCGAGCCCAGGCCCCCATCGTGCGCACCTCGTTCGGCCACGGCTTCGCGGACGCGGTGCTTCCGGGGGGCGCGAAGCGGCCGGAGTCCGGCAGCCACCCGGCCAAGGAGCGCCTCTTCGTGACCCGCTACGACGAGGTGGTGGAGGCGCTGCTCGAAGATCGCCTCTCGTCCGACTTCCGCACGTCCCTGACGCCGGAACAGCGCGCGAACCTGCAGTACATGCCCGAGGAGATCCGCCCCCTCGCCTACAGCCTGCTGATGTTGGATCCGCCCGACCACACGCGACTGCGCAAGCTCGTCCAACCCAACTTCACCGCGCGCACCATGGAGACGCTCCGGCCGCGCGTCCAGCGCATCGCCGACACCCTGCTCGACCAGGTGGAGCGCGCGGCCGCCGAGCGCGGAGAGCGCGAGGGGGAGCGCCGGATGGATCTGCTCCACACGTTCGCCTACCCGATGCCCATCACCGTCATCAGCGACATGCTCGGCATTCCCGAGGAGGATCGGCAGAAGGTGCACGGCTGGGCGGAGAGCCTGCTCGGTGCGGATCGGCGTGACGCCGCGATGGACGAGCTGCGGCGGGGCAGCCTGCGGGAGTTCGCCCGGTACCTGGATGGCTTGTTCGAGCGAAAGCGGCGCGAGCCCACCGAGGACATGATCAGCCAGATGGTCCACGCCCAGGACGAAGGGGACAAGCTCAACCACCAGGAGATGGTGTCCATGGTGTTCATCCTCTTCTTCGCCGGGCACGTGACGACCGTGAACCTGATTGGCAGCGGCGTGGTGGCGCTGCTCACCCATCCGGATCAGCTCGAGCGCTTCCTGGCCGACCCCACCCACCTCTCCAAGGGCGCGGTCGAGGAGACGCTGCGCTACTGGGGCCCGGTCGACTACATGTCCACGCCGCGCATCATCAAGGAGGACATGGAGCTGGCGGGCACGCACCTGCCCCAGGGGGAGAAGCTGTCGGTGGGACTCGCGTCGGCCAACCGCGATCCCCAGCAATTCCCCAACCCGGACGTGTTCGACATCACCCGTCCGAACGCGCACCGCAACCTGGCCTTCGGCAAGGGCATCCACATCTGCATTGGCGCGCCCCTGGCCCGCCTGGAGGGGCAGATCGCCTTCGAGACCTTGTTCCGGCGCTACCCGCGCATGCGCCTGGAGGTGCCCTTCGAGTCGCTGCGGTGGAACACCGGCTCCGGCCTGCGCGGCTTCGACCGGGTGCCCGTGCGCTTCTAG
- a CDS encoding MarR family winged helix-turn-helix transcriptional regulator, producing the protein MRQTLTSQPANAYALQALQLIPRLYRWAVASMQANHLGRDLSLRQLGVLYALREGESSPGQLARRLRVTPAVVTGLLDRLERQGYVRREAEPTDRRRFRLVLTENGLAVSLEVQQALATELTAQFASASPEQLQELGRSMQLVERALLSLEERTPPALLDEEEPVKKPKARRK; encoded by the coding sequence ATGCGCCAGACCCTGACCTCCCAGCCCGCCAACGCGTACGCGCTCCAGGCGCTCCAGCTCATTCCCCGGCTGTACCGGTGGGCGGTGGCGAGCATGCAGGCCAACCACCTGGGCCGGGACTTGAGCCTGCGCCAGCTGGGCGTGCTCTACGCGCTCCGGGAAGGCGAGTCCTCACCAGGACAACTGGCGCGCCGATTGCGCGTCACGCCCGCGGTGGTCACGGGGTTGCTCGATCGCCTGGAGCGTCAGGGCTACGTGCGGCGCGAGGCCGAACCCACGGACCGGCGGCGCTTCCGGCTGGTGCTGACGGAGAACGGACTCGCGGTGAGCCTGGAGGTCCAGCAGGCGCTGGCCACCGAGTTGACCGCCCAGTTCGCGAGCGCCTCCCCGGAGCAACTCCAGGAGCTGGGCCGCTCGATGCAACTGGTGGAGCGGGCGCTGCTCTCCCTGGAAGAGCGCACGCCGCCCGCCCTCCTCGACGAGGAGGAGCCGGTGAAGAAGCCGAAGGCAAGACGCAAGTGA
- a CDS encoding peptidylprolyl isomerase has product MRTKFLTTGLLLLTTLTACKDNPPQTTPPAAPPANTTAQQATPPPATPPPATPPPAEPPAGTQADAAPQEHGASAAPRTQAPAENPGPWQKKALSGQELFATFQTNQGDIVVKLFSKDAPLTVANFVGLSTGEQKWTDPRSGQQKENTPLYQNVIFHRVIPEFMIQGGDPLGQGIGTPGYNFEDEFKSGRTFDKPGILAMANRGPGTNGSQFFITVSTPQHLNGRHTIFGEVVKGYEVVEKISRVETAGGNKPTKDVVLKKVAISDQQPK; this is encoded by the coding sequence ATGCGCACGAAATTCCTGACGACGGGACTCCTCCTCCTCACCACCCTGACGGCCTGCAAGGACAACCCGCCGCAGACCACCCCTCCGGCGGCGCCCCCCGCCAACACGACGGCGCAGCAGGCCACGCCGCCGCCCGCGACCCCGCCGCCCGCCACCCCTCCCCCCGCCGAGCCCCCGGCGGGCACGCAGGCCGACGCGGCGCCCCAGGAGCACGGTGCCAGCGCGGCGCCCCGGACCCAGGCCCCCGCCGAGAACCCCGGCCCCTGGCAGAAGAAGGCGCTCAGCGGGCAGGAACTGTTCGCCACGTTTCAGACCAACCAGGGCGACATCGTGGTGAAGCTCTTCTCCAAGGACGCGCCGCTCACCGTGGCCAACTTCGTGGGCCTGTCCACCGGCGAGCAGAAGTGGACGGATCCACGCTCGGGTCAGCAGAAGGAGAACACGCCGCTGTACCAGAACGTCATCTTCCACCGCGTCATCCCCGAGTTCATGATCCAGGGGGGAGATCCGCTGGGCCAGGGCATTGGAACGCCGGGCTACAACTTCGAGGACGAGTTCAAGAGCGGCCGCACGTTCGACAAGCCGGGCATCCTCGCCATGGCCAACCGAGGCCCGGGCACCAACGGCAGCCAGTTCTTCATCACCGTGTCCACGCCCCAGCACCTCAATGGCCGGCACACCATCTTCGGCGAGGTGGTGAAGGGCTATGAGGTGGTGGAGAAGATCTCCCGGGTGGAGACGGCGGGAGGGAACAAGCCGACGAAGGACGTGGTGCTCAAGAAGGTCGCCATCAGCGACCAGCAGCCGAAGTAA
- a CDS encoding carboxypeptidase regulatory-like domain-containing protein, translating into MRSLTLVVVAMVGVILLLWLGLWGSADLTEGDAPAPRPELKSRAGLILQPESPEDEGARGDAEAGSTPPLAEPPTEDEGVLEVEVLADGRPVSGADVRLYWRGARDRGLGEVAWRLASTGTTDAQGRAWLASRPGAYLVAVHAEGRAVSWRVVRPYGEARTNLRLELAPGHSLTGRTVVARTSEPVPRVELVLTAYGGLLGDGLGPEAPREEQVHAMSNERGDFHIEGLSAGSYLLEARAPGRAPKVLDKVVLPAAAPLTVALERAGVIQGFVVDAQGQPVANAEVRVSGPSPQPLTTDERGGFSAEVSTGAYLLSARHGTEAGSVDKPLFVWAGEAVRDVRIRLEPGATLEGRVLAWSTGFSVEGARVSVRRAGHRGDAASGVTDRAGLFSLKGLAAGGTYELVVDAPGYSRLTRRGLMVAAGERFPLKLNLKGTGTVEGQVRDAAGAPLPGVWVQGGSRWAGRWGRTNADARTDAEGYYRIQGRDIGREFIAFLPEGVDVGLGQPVDVKAEETTRVDFTFQGAGTLEGVVRTARGSPPSVPLEVAVQPKGPASSSVFHRSGWSRLDPTGRFKVVLPRGSYDVHVLSDASYLGRQPVWPKVDVEAGRTMQTELPWWEGLGEVLRIKGLVVEPDGTPSPGAKLRLFIEELPSGGGPSGPAVADEKGRFHFSFVLEGEKARRLVVTAKNGGRVGEARQEVKRGEQQVAVTLRPEAPVRGRVVRRDGQPVRGFVLSMQLPEWKYPSGWDTREFHGDRFELPDVPDDTVTLAVRTLEGSIGQIRLSPVERKGEEVTVLVGPAAAVRGRVVDAATNAPLARAFVFLKEQRYRASSTRADGRFTLEDLSSGEGTLEFQVRGLPHGHHPVTLVPGQLLDVGDIPIESRRASGADKRR; encoded by the coding sequence ATGCGCAGCCTCACGCTCGTGGTGGTGGCCATGGTGGGAGTGATCCTCCTCCTGTGGCTTGGACTCTGGGGAAGCGCGGACCTCACGGAGGGTGACGCCCCGGCTCCGCGGCCGGAATTGAAGAGCCGGGCGGGTCTGATCCTGCAGCCAGAGAGCCCCGAGGACGAGGGCGCGCGCGGTGATGCGGAGGCGGGCAGTACGCCGCCGCTGGCCGAGCCTCCCACGGAGGATGAGGGGGTGCTGGAGGTGGAGGTGCTCGCGGACGGGCGTCCAGTCTCCGGAGCCGACGTCCGGTTGTACTGGCGCGGCGCGCGGGACCGGGGCCTTGGCGAGGTGGCGTGGCGGCTGGCGAGCACCGGCACCACGGATGCTCAGGGCCGGGCATGGCTCGCCTCGCGGCCCGGGGCCTATCTGGTCGCCGTCCATGCCGAGGGCCGCGCCGTGTCGTGGCGGGTGGTGCGCCCCTATGGCGAGGCGCGCACGAACCTGCGCCTCGAGTTGGCGCCGGGCCACTCCCTCACCGGCCGCACGGTGGTGGCGAGGACGAGTGAGCCGGTGCCCCGGGTGGAGCTCGTCCTCACGGCGTATGGCGGGCTGCTGGGCGATGGCTTGGGCCCCGAAGCTCCGCGCGAGGAGCAGGTGCACGCCATGAGCAACGAGCGGGGAGACTTCCACATCGAGGGGCTCTCCGCGGGATCCTACCTGCTGGAAGCGCGGGCCCCGGGGCGGGCGCCCAAGGTGCTGGACAAGGTGGTGCTCCCCGCGGCGGCGCCGCTGACGGTGGCGTTGGAGCGGGCGGGGGTGATCCAGGGCTTCGTCGTGGATGCCCAGGGCCAGCCCGTGGCGAATGCCGAGGTGCGGGTGAGCGGGCCCTCTCCCCAGCCACTCACCACGGACGAGAGAGGCGGCTTCTCCGCCGAGGTGAGCACCGGCGCCTATCTTCTTTCCGCGCGGCACGGGACCGAGGCGGGCTCGGTGGACAAGCCCCTCTTCGTGTGGGCGGGGGAGGCGGTGCGGGACGTGCGGATCCGGCTCGAGCCGGGGGCGACACTGGAGGGCCGGGTCCTCGCGTGGTCCACGGGCTTCTCCGTGGAGGGGGCTCGTGTGAGCGTCCGCCGCGCGGGCCATCGGGGAGACGCGGCAAGCGGGGTGACGGACCGCGCGGGATTGTTCTCCCTGAAGGGCCTGGCCGCCGGCGGCACCTACGAGCTGGTGGTGGATGCGCCAGGCTATTCGCGGCTCACGCGCCGGGGGTTGATGGTGGCCGCGGGTGAGCGCTTCCCGCTCAAGCTCAACCTCAAGGGCACGGGCACGGTGGAAGGCCAGGTGCGGGATGCCGCCGGAGCGCCGTTGCCAGGCGTGTGGGTGCAGGGGGGCTCGCGTTGGGCGGGCAGGTGGGGGCGCACCAACGCCGATGCTCGCACCGACGCCGAGGGGTACTACCGCATCCAGGGAAGGGACATCGGCCGCGAGTTCATCGCCTTCCTCCCGGAGGGCGTGGACGTGGGGCTGGGCCAGCCCGTGGACGTGAAGGCAGAAGAGACGACCCGGGTGGACTTCACCTTTCAGGGGGCTGGCACGCTCGAGGGCGTGGTGCGCACGGCGCGGGGCTCGCCTCCTTCCGTGCCATTGGAGGTGGCGGTTCAACCGAAAGGACCCGCATCTTCCTCTGTCTTCCATCGGAGCGGCTGGTCCCGGCTGGATCCCACCGGGCGCTTCAAGGTGGTGTTACCGCGGGGCTCCTACGATGTGCATGTCCTCTCGGATGCAAGCTATCTCGGCCGCCAACCCGTCTGGCCGAAGGTGGATGTCGAGGCGGGACGAACCATGCAGACCGAGCTGCCGTGGTGGGAAGGCTTGGGAGAGGTCCTGCGCATCAAGGGCCTGGTTGTCGAGCCGGATGGGACCCCTTCCCCCGGTGCCAAGCTCCGGCTCTTCATCGAGGAACTCCCGAGCGGGGGCGGCCCGAGTGGCCCCGCGGTCGCGGACGAGAAGGGGCGCTTCCACTTCTCCTTCGTGCTGGAAGGCGAGAAGGCCAGGCGGCTCGTGGTGACCGCGAAGAACGGAGGGCGCGTGGGAGAGGCGCGGCAGGAGGTGAAGCGCGGCGAGCAGCAGGTGGCGGTGACGTTGCGGCCCGAGGCGCCGGTGCGCGGCCGGGTCGTGCGGAGGGATGGCCAACCCGTGCGGGGTTTCGTCCTGAGCATGCAGCTCCCGGAATGGAAGTACCCCTCGGGCTGGGACACCCGCGAGTTTCACGGAGATCGCTTCGAGTTGCCGGACGTGCCCGATGACACCGTGACGCTGGCGGTGCGGACCTTGGAGGGCTCGATCGGGCAAATCCGTCTGTCTCCCGTGGAGCGCAAGGGGGAGGAGGTGACGGTCCTGGTGGGGCCGGCGGCGGCCGTCCGAGGCCGGGTCGTGGATGCCGCCACGAACGCTCCCCTGGCCAGAGCGTTCGTCTTCCTGAAGGAACAGCGCTACCGCGCCTCCAGCACCCGCGCGGATGGGCGCTTCACGCTGGAGGACCTCTCCTCGGGAGAAGGCACCTTGGAGTTCCAGGTGCGCGGACTTCCTCACGGCCATCATCCGGTGACGCTGGTGCCTGGTCAGTTGCTCGATGTGGGGGACATTCCAATCGAGTCGCGTCGGGCTTCCGGCGCCGACAAGCGCCGGTAG